From a single Wenzhouxiangella sp. XN24 genomic region:
- a CDS encoding integration host factor subunit beta: protein MTKSELIEAIAHRQNHLNAKDVELAVKYLIEVMSNSLASGERIEIRGFGSFSLHFRPPRIGRNPKTGEAVALSGKYVPHFKPGKDLRERVNSGRHLPIKA, encoded by the coding sequence ATGACAAAGTCTGAACTGATCGAGGCAATAGCTCACCGCCAGAACCACCTGAACGCCAAGGACGTGGAACTTGCGGTCAAGTACCTGATCGAGGTGATGAGCAACAGCCTGGCCAGCGGCGAGCGCATCGAGATCCGGGGGTTCGGAAGTTTTTCGCTGCATTTCCGCCCACCGCGCATCGGCCGCAACCCGAAGACCGGCGAGGCCGTCGCGTTGTCGGGCAAGTACGTGCCGCACTTCAAGCCCGGGAAGGATCTGCGCGAGCGGGTGAACTCCGGCCGTCACCTGCCGATCAAGGCCTGA
- a CDS encoding LapA family protein: MIKRILTGIILLAAVAASAFFTSLNPGTISLDVGFAQFQAPLGLAFVLALAFGWLLGTLSAILWIARIAADRRRLRRQLDHSPAETALQVRDERG; encoded by the coding sequence ATGATCAAACGGATTCTGACCGGAATCATTCTCCTTGCCGCCGTCGCGGCTTCAGCTTTCTTCACGTCGCTCAATCCAGGGACAATCTCCCTCGATGTCGGCTTTGCTCAGTTCCAGGCACCCCTGGGCCTGGCCTTCGTGCTCGCCCTGGCGTTCGGCTGGCTGCTCGGCACACTGTCCGCGATACTCTGGATCGCACGGATTGCAGCGGATCGCCGGCGGTTGCGCCGGCAGCTGGACCATTCGCCGGCGGAAACGGCGCTCCAGGTGAGAGATGAGCGCGGCTGA
- the lapB gene encoding lipopolysaccharide assembly protein LapB produces MSAADTLLLLLLFAVAAGLGWFFARRSANRGLATGPRHVSAEYFQGLNYLLNEEPDKALEVFIRMVDMDADTIDTHFALGALFRRRGETERAIKVHQNLVARPDLPREARARALNELAEDYFKAGLFDRAEQVYAQVARGNAQREQGLRGLVRIYELQRDWEKAIGAMDQLVSISREANGTVVAHYSCELAQEALGRGDLLAARHWLKRAQAADRHTVRGAMMRASVAQREGDHRLAVRLYEQALERDGGFLVDVLPELRRSYVELGKPAAFEQWLSNAIEKHPAWRPGVAFAAITDGSFDDSVTRQAIVDFIAGNPILTDILETLRPTLETDGGKDAAVRRISGAMRRIAKASPRYRCEVCGFSGNALYWQCPSCRSWDTTRPVTKFRFEAMLDARALPAETARKH; encoded by the coding sequence ATGAGCGCGGCTGACACGCTGCTGTTGCTGCTGCTTTTCGCCGTCGCGGCGGGCCTGGGCTGGTTCTTCGCCCGACGCAGTGCGAACCGGGGACTCGCAACCGGCCCCCGGCATGTCAGCGCGGAGTATTTCCAGGGCCTCAACTATCTCCTCAACGAGGAACCCGACAAGGCCCTCGAGGTGTTCATCCGCATGGTGGACATGGACGCGGATACCATCGACACGCATTTCGCCCTTGGCGCACTGTTTCGCCGCCGCGGCGAGACGGAGCGGGCGATCAAGGTCCACCAGAACCTCGTCGCGCGCCCGGATCTCCCGCGGGAAGCGCGAGCGCGCGCCCTCAACGAACTCGCCGAGGATTACTTCAAGGCTGGCTTGTTCGATCGCGCCGAGCAGGTCTACGCACAGGTCGCCCGGGGCAATGCACAGCGCGAGCAGGGGTTGCGCGGGCTCGTGCGAATTTACGAGCTGCAACGCGACTGGGAGAAAGCGATCGGAGCGATGGACCAGCTCGTATCCATCTCCCGCGAGGCCAATGGGACGGTGGTGGCGCATTACTCCTGCGAGCTTGCCCAGGAGGCGCTGGGACGGGGTGATCTGCTCGCGGCCCGCCATTGGTTGAAGCGTGCCCAGGCCGCGGACCGGCACACGGTACGCGGCGCCATGATGCGCGCGTCGGTGGCGCAGCGGGAGGGCGATCATCGCCTGGCGGTGCGTCTTTACGAGCAGGCCCTGGAACGGGACGGTGGCTTTCTCGTGGATGTGTTGCCGGAATTGCGGCGCAGTTATGTCGAGCTCGGCAAGCCCGCGGCTTTCGAGCAATGGTTAAGCAACGCGATCGAAAAACATCCAGCCTGGCGGCCAGGCGTCGCCTTTGCCGCGATCACCGATGGAAGTTTCGATGACTCGGTGACCCGACAGGCCATCGTGGACTTCATCGCCGGCAATCCCATCCTGACCGATATCCTCGAGACCTTGCGTCCCACCCTGGAGACCGACGGCGGCAAGGACGCCGCGGTCCGGCGGATCAGCGGCGCCATGCGGCGGATCGCGAAAGCCAGTCCGCGCTATCGTTGCGAGGTATGCGGGTTTTCGGGCAATGCCCTTTATTGGCAGTGTCCGAGTTGCCGCAGCTGGGACACGACCCGCCCGGTGACCAAGTTCCGCTTCGAAGCAATGCTGGATGCGCGAGCCTTGCCGGCGGAAACCGCGCGCAAGCACTGA
- a CDS encoding helix-hairpin-helix domain-containing protein encodes MIHIAKIFLAALAFLPILAWAEPVDINTADAATLAKELKGIGPARAEAIIAWREDNGPFRSPDELALVQGISERVLEENRERMVAGSPEKSE; translated from the coding sequence ATGATTCACATCGCCAAAATTTTTCTGGCCGCGCTCGCGTTCCTGCCGATCCTGGCCTGGGCCGAGCCGGTCGACATCAACACGGCCGATGCTGCGACGCTCGCAAAAGAGCTCAAGGGCATAGGTCCCGCCCGTGCGGAAGCGATCATCGCCTGGCGGGAAGATAACGGTCCGTTCCGCTCTCCGGACGAACTGGCGCTCGTCCAGGGCATCAGCGAGCGCGTGCTGGAGGAAAATCGGGAGCGGATGGTGGCCGGTTCACCCGAAAAGTCCGAATAG